The Raphanus sativus cultivar WK10039 chromosome 6, ASM80110v3, whole genome shotgun sequence sequence TtatctaaagaaaacaaaaacaaagaggagaaaataaattatctaCCTTTAAGTGGTATATATAATTCcagaaatttatatatttttcatatatattatgttgaAACCACCTTTTATAAATTAACATGTAAAAACagttttattttactattagGGGCCTTATATAGAAGGGTCCCATTCAaatgtttcactccaatggtttcttgacAAAAGCTAGGCTACTCACAGATATTAGCTTTCTTCTGTGTTGCAGAAGAGATGGCTTTGTTTCCGCTAATTCGATAGTAAGAAAGCAGAACCGGTGAGCAGAGTAAACAACGACCAAACCTTTGTTCGTATAAGATGCCGTTGCAAACTTCTCTCCTTGTTCTTTTAGTTTCTCGTTTCAACTTTGTTTTGGCCACATACATttgggtttataaataaatttatacattgTTCTTGCTGTATATTGCCTGTCATACTACACAAACGTCATGTTATATGATTTTACTCTAAGAGCCTGCGTTTCAAAACCCATTgcgacaaaaaaacaaacatcaaCGGTCCTCAGGctccaaaacataaaaaactGATCACAGTTTTTCAGCAGCTACATCTGGAATCTAGCGACTCTGTTCAAGAGTTTAGCTTCCGTCAAACCCAACATGAACCATTCCAAAGCAAAATCCAGTAATAAAGTTGAACGAGTAAACAAATAGAAAGAAACATGCAGGCTCCATTTAACCTCAAGACTGAGAGTGTGGTGGGTAAGGTAGATTACAAAAGTTCTTTGGTAAAAATCTGTCAAAAGCACTGAGGATAGGGCTTGCCACATAGACATTGTTCAGAATGTGTAATTGACCTAAACGTTTTGTGacgaaaattgaaaaaaaaaatgaaaaacccCACGATAAAAGACAAGACGTATCAGTTATGCAAGCTCATGAAGCTTGGTGTCAATTCCAACCGTCACTTTCATTCCCATTAGCACCGACCTGGGGAGGTTCTACCACAGCATGTGAGCTTCCTGTCGAATCCGGGAGCTGGATGGAATGGTCAAATCTACAAGCTGGGCCAAATTTGCAGATGCCGTAGCGACTGTAATGTGTGCAGATGACTTGATCCTAGATTTCAGTTCAAGTCAAAAAGAGTCCATCAAACATCAAAGAAGAGAGAAGCagacaaggaaaaaaaaaaagacaaacgaGCTTACAGGCCTAAGGGGCAAGCCCTTGTCATTGAGAGCATAAGGAGGCTGTTTCGGCAAACGGTTCTTAGGGTGATGGTATTTGCAAGTGAACTTGAACTTACAATCCCCAGTTTTGAGATAGTAACTGCACTCAGGCTGGTCCGGACGTTCTGGAAACTCCTCAGCAGGTTTTTGATATTTGTATGGTGTGAAAATACTTGTTTCAGCTGctgagttgttgttgttgttcataaGGTATGTGGTGGAAGTAGAAAACACACTCCTTTCTGATGGATACATAGTAGTAGTAGCCTAGACCAAATACAAAAAAGatgtaagaaaaaataaaatcaaacattattattattaagatTTCACAAGTTTTACTGACCTGATAGCCATTCCACTCGGGAGTTTGAGATGAAGCTCCACGACTCTGAGACAACATGGATGGAATAAAAGGAGCAGTGCCGTTGGAATGCCTCGGTGAAGACCAGGATGCTGAACTTGGTTGGAATGTATTTTTGGGGGAAAATGATCCGATGGATCCACCATTGGTATTACCATGAAAAGAGGGAGAGTCGGTTCCTCCAAGAGTTGTAGGATCAGGATGATTGAATTTGCAGTCAGCTCCGAACTTACAGGAGCCATTGCGCATGTAGAAAAGACATTCAATTTCTCCCTGCCAATTGGGTTGTTTGTTAGCATATCATTATATAgcatttgacaaaaaaaaaggggaGGGGGAATTACAGGTCTGATGGGAAGGCCGAGGAAGTTAAGCTCAGGTGGTGAGGGAAGATCAGAGTTTGGTTTAGTGTGGTTGAATCTACAAGTTAATCCATATTTGCAACCTCCTGTCCTGAAGTAATactgaaaacaaacataaaagaaCTGAACGATCAGTTATTTGCCACACATGAAGATAAAATTACAAAGGAGAGATGGGGGTAACAACCTTGCAATCCATGAGTCTCATTTTATCAGTAGCATCCTCTTCCTTTTCTCTTACTTTACTCTCCTTAgcaatcttcaaaaaaaaaaacattataaaagacaaaaaatttaaagaagaatCCTTGAAAGTGTGGTTCCATCAGAAGCGTATACAGTTCAGACAGAACATAAACTCACTAAACAAagcttttcttttttcctttggTCCAGCAAAGGAagcacaaataaaaatatactatatattaactCAAATACACATGCGAcactgattaaaaaaataaatgatgcaTCTTTATATAAGCAAACCTTCCCTAAGACTTAACTAAACAAACAACACACAATAAAGAAGAACTAATGTCCTTGTCAGAAGAACCTTCTTTCACGTAAAGACAGAGCATACGAACTAAATAAAGAAGAACTAATGTAGGTAAAGTGAAGTTTTTTTCACTTGGATTTTGCTGGGATTTGGAAGAGGATGGTTGAATTTGCAAGTGGATCCGAACTTGCAGCTCCCTGTTTTCATGTAAAAGGCGCAATCCTCTGCTCCTGGCCTCACCGGATACAACAACACTTGACTCTCATCCTCCTCCTCGCTCacacaatcttcttcttccacctCTTCCTCTAGGGCTTTCCCATCACCCTCAGAGAcactcatcatcttcttcccatcCTTGGAAACTTCATCCAGAACCACATTCTGAAACTCGTTACTCAGGACGACGACATCCGCCGCCTGATTGAGATCAGAAGGAGATCCAGACACAGGTTCTGTCTCGACCCCGTCTGAAATTGACCCGGAGATTCCTATCatgttgttttttcttcttacaGACACATTACAAGAAAACCCTaataagaagaaggagaagaagatcaaAGGGTGTTGTAAATGAGAGAGACGAAG is a genomic window containing:
- the LOC108813497 gene encoding zinc finger CCCH domain-containing protein 43, whose amino-acid sequence is MIGISGSISDGVETEPVSGSPSDLNQAADVVVLSNEFQNVVLDEVSKDGKKMMSVSEGDGKALEEEVEEEDCVSEEEDESQVLLYPVRPGAEDCAFYMKTGSCKFGSTCKFNHPLPNPSKIQIAKESKVREKEEDATDKMRLMDCKYYFRTGGCKYGLTCRFNHTKPNSDLPSPPELNFLGLPIRPGEIECLFYMRNGSCKFGADCKFNHPDPTTLGGTDSPSFHGNTNGGSIGSFSPKNTFQPSSASWSSPRHSNGTAPFIPSMLSQSRGASSQTPEWNGYQATTTMYPSERSVFSTSTTYLMNNNNNSAAETSIFTPYKYQKPAEEFPERPDQPECSYYLKTGDCKFKFTCKYHHPKNRLPKQPPYALNDKGLPLRPDQVICTHYSRYGICKFGPACRFDHSIQLPDSTGSSHAVVEPPQVGANGNESDGWN